Proteins from a single region of Novosphingobium sp. CECT 9465:
- a CDS encoding restriction endonuclease, with protein MRSWLHQIRGIFLTTANFTRAAKEAAARENATPIELVEIDDIITLLIEERLGVSETKALKLDLAFFKPYSRT; from the coding sequence ATCCGCTCGTGGCTGCATCAAATACGTGGTATTTTTCTTACAACAGCAAACTTCACGCGCGCCGCAAAGGAAGCAGCAGCACGAGAGAACGCAACGCCGATCGAATTGGTCGAGATCGACGACATCATCACGCTGCTGATCGAAGAACGTCTTGGCGTATCTGAAACCAAGGCGTTGAAACTCGATCTCGCCTTTTTCAAGCCTTACAGTCGGACATAG
- a CDS encoding L,D-transpeptidase family protein produces MIRLASALGVIVALLLIVVAVVPAGLPFGGAPAAQAQAAAVFSPEPQVAAPAPSGPPPVKVPPPVADVLQSGVLIVISKASQRMYVFKDGVPWASSPVSTGKRGHGTPAGVFPILQKRVHHRSNLYSNAPMPYMQRLTWRGIAIHAGRLPGYPASHGCIRLPYSFARALFSLTRADSTTVVVTNEAVGSDDTAVTLALNTQHPQSINPVPPPLQKPEAALAAVTLPVTMTGAGQTIQLAAATSADEAEARWTALVARYPALAGFRKSVVPAVEQSRQYYRLRASAPGAHAYCASLKRAGQDCFKVS; encoded by the coding sequence GTGATCCGGCTTGCGAGCGCTTTGGGCGTGATTGTTGCCCTGTTGCTGATCGTGGTTGCGGTCGTGCCGGCTGGATTGCCGTTTGGCGGAGCGCCAGCGGCGCAGGCGCAAGCAGCCGCTGTTTTCAGTCCTGAACCACAGGTTGCCGCGCCCGCGCCATCGGGACCACCGCCTGTCAAAGTGCCACCGCCGGTTGCCGACGTGCTGCAATCGGGCGTGTTGATCGTGATCAGCAAGGCGTCGCAGCGGATGTATGTGTTCAAGGACGGCGTGCCATGGGCGTCATCGCCAGTGTCGACGGGCAAGCGCGGCCACGGCACACCGGCGGGGGTATTCCCGATCCTGCAAAAGCGTGTTCACCACCGCTCGAACCTCTACAGCAATGCGCCCATGCCCTATATGCAGCGGCTGACGTGGCGCGGGATTGCGATCCACGCCGGAAGATTGCCGGGCTATCCTGCATCGCATGGCTGCATCCGGCTGCCCTACAGCTTTGCCCGCGCGCTGTTCTCGCTCACTCGCGCGGATTCGACCACGGTGGTAGTGACCAATGAGGCCGTCGGGTCTGACGATACCGCGGTCACCCTGGCGCTGAACACGCAGCATCCGCAGTCGATAAATCCCGTGCCACCGCCCTTGCAGAAGCCCGAAGCAGCGCTTGCCGCCGTTACGCTACCGGTGACGATGACGGGGGCAGGGCAGACGATCCAACTGGCCGCTGCGACCAGCGCGGATGAGGCCGAAGCCCGCTGGACGGCGCTGGTGGCGCGCTATCCGGCGCTTGCGGGCTTCCGAAAGTCGGTTGTTCCCGCCGTGGAGCAATCGCGCCAGTATTACAGGCTCCGCGCAAGCGCGCCGGGCGCGCATGCCTATTGTGCATCACTCAAGCGTGCCGGTCAGGATTGTTTCAAGGTCAGCTAG
- a CDS encoding MoxR family ATPase, which produces MRFEGTSNYVATDDLKVAVNAAVLLRRPLLVKGEPGTGKTVLAHEIAKAVGAPLIEWNVKSTTKAQQGLYEYDAVARLRDGQLGDERVHDIGNYIKKGKLWEAFTAPKLPVLLIDEIDKADIEFPNDLLQELDRMSFDVYETQERVEAKERPIVVITSNNEKELPDAFLRRCFFHYIKFPDRETMQAIIDVHFPGIQKTLINKAMEIFYEVREVPGLKKKPSTSELLDWLKLLLNEDMPLEVLQNRDPTKAIPPLHGALLKNEQDIMLFERLAFMSRRSGN; this is translated from the coding sequence ATGCGCTTCGAAGGCACCAGCAATTACGTCGCTACCGATGATCTCAAGGTTGCGGTCAATGCCGCCGTTCTGCTGCGCCGCCCGCTGCTGGTCAAGGGCGAACCCGGCACCGGCAAGACCGTGCTGGCGCATGAAATCGCCAAGGCCGTCGGCGCGCCGCTGATCGAATGGAACGTGAAATCCACCACCAAGGCGCAACAGGGCCTCTATGAATATGACGCCGTCGCCCGCCTGCGCGATGGCCAGCTGGGCGATGAACGCGTCCACGACATTGGCAACTACATCAAGAAAGGCAAGCTCTGGGAAGCCTTTACCGCGCCCAAGCTGCCCGTCCTGCTGATCGACGAGATTGACAAGGCCGACATCGAGTTCCCCAACGACCTGTTGCAGGAACTCGACCGCATGAGCTTCGACGTTTACGAAACGCAGGAGCGGGTCGAGGCGAAGGAACGCCCGATCGTCGTCATCACATCGAACAACGAGAAGGAGCTGCCCGACGCTTTCCTGCGCCGCTGCTTCTTCCACTATATCAAGTTCCCCGATCGCGAGACGATGCAGGCGATTATCGACGTCCACTTCCCCGGCATCCAGAAGACGCTGATCAACAAGGCGATGGAGATCTTCTACGAGGTGCGCGAAGTGCCCGGCCTCAAGAAGAAGCCTAGCACCAGCGAACTGCTCGACTGGCTGAAACTGCTGCTCAACGAGGACATGCCCTTGGAAGTCCTACAAAACCGCGATCCGACCAAGGCGATCCCCCCGCTCCATGGCGCCCTGCTCAAGAACGAACAGGACATCATGCTCTTCGAACGCCTCGCCTTCATGTCGCGCCGTTCGGGTAACTGA
- a CDS encoding GFA family protein has product MSYTGRCACGVISLEFLAKPIATRQCWCRQCQQIAAGGPTQNAIFKNDHVSIQGTLASCQWTAASGNTLTFHFCPSCGTQVYAQSSARMYLKTVRFGVIDEPHGLKPEMVIWTEDAPAWAQIDPTLEAWPQQPPPPPPAKS; this is encoded by the coding sequence ATGTCATATACCGGACGCTGCGCCTGCGGGGTCATAAGCCTTGAATTCTTGGCCAAGCCCATCGCGACGCGGCAATGCTGGTGTCGCCAGTGCCAGCAGATCGCGGCAGGTGGCCCTACGCAAAATGCCATTTTCAAGAACGATCACGTCTCTATCCAGGGCACGCTTGCATCGTGCCAGTGGACCGCAGCCAGCGGCAACACGCTCACGTTTCACTTCTGCCCATCGTGCGGCACACAAGTCTACGCCCAAAGCTCGGCCAGAATGTACCTGAAAACCGTGCGCTTCGGCGTGATCGACGAACCGCACGGCCTGAAGCCCGAAATGGTGATCTGGACCGAAGATGCGCCCGCATGGGCGCAGATCGACCCGACGCTGGAGGCCTGGCCGCAGCAGCCACCACCCCCACCACCAGCCAAGTCGTGA
- a CDS encoding glutathione S-transferase family protein, with product MTLKLYSFGPAANSMKPLLTVFEKGLPVEKHRLDPSKFEHHTDWFKAINPRGQVPALVDGDKTITESTVICEYLEDEYPTAVSLRPADSYGRAQMRVWTKWVDEYFCWCVSTIGWHRYIGNMVKGYSDAEFEEKVAAIPVVEQQVKWRRAREGFPQDMLDEEMRKIAWSVRRLDDHLADHEWLVPGQYTLADICNFAIANGMQFGFPDLVNKDVTPHLLRWIEQINARSAVKEMFAQVELEQLGRRE from the coding sequence ATGACGCTCAAACTCTACAGTTTCGGACCCGCCGCCAATTCGATGAAGCCGCTGCTGACCGTGTTCGAAAAGGGCCTGCCGGTAGAGAAGCACCGGCTGGACCCGTCGAAGTTCGAGCATCACACCGATTGGTTCAAGGCGATCAATCCGCGCGGGCAGGTTCCGGCACTTGTCGATGGTGACAAGACCATCACCGAGTCGACCGTGATCTGCGAATACCTTGAGGACGAATACCCCACCGCAGTCTCACTGCGCCCGGCGGACAGTTATGGCCGCGCGCAGATGCGGGTATGGACTAAGTGGGTGGACGAATACTTCTGCTGGTGTGTCTCGACCATCGGCTGGCACCGCTACATCGGCAACATGGTGAAAGGGTACAGCGACGCCGAGTTCGAGGAGAAGGTGGCGGCGATCCCGGTCGTCGAACAGCAGGTCAAATGGCGCCGCGCGCGCGAAGGCTTCCCGCAGGACATGCTCGACGAGGAAATGCGCAAGATCGCCTGGTCAGTCCGCCGCCTCGACGATCATCTGGCCGACCACGAATGGCTGGTGCCGGGGCAATATACGCTGGCCGACATCTGCAACTTCGCCATCGCCAACGGCATGCAGTTCGGCTTCCCGGACCTCGTCAACAAGGACGTGACGCCGCACCTGCTGCGCTGGATCGAGCAGATCAACGCCCGGTCTGCGGTGAAGGAGATGTTCGCGCAAGTCGAACTGGAGCAGCTTGGGCGGCGCGAGTAA